The following proteins come from a genomic window of Geminicoccaceae bacterium SCSIO 64248:
- the alr gene encoding alanine racemase, producing MTSTEPVSFSRGRPRLAVDLAAIASNWRRLCAEAPGVEMAGVVKADGYGLGAAKVAAALEAAGCRTFFVATLDEGLALRRAIPDRPIFVLNGLATGAEAEYSNAGLTPVLSTPSDVERCARLARGHATRLRAAIQLDTGMTRLGLGEAELARASDDLALLDPVLVMSHLASADEPDDPANRAQRERFETMTARWGGVRRSLANSPGVFLGPAWRFDLCRPGIALYGGHPNGQGANPMRAVVTLDAPVLQVHEPHDAVAVGYGGTYAAGPGRRIATVGIGYADGLIRAAGNTAYAMIGETRVPFAGRVSMDLLGLDISALPPGAVRTGTPVRIIGGPDGLDDLARAAGTIAYEVLTRLGPRFERVYRNEPAEESRT from the coding sequence ATGACGTCTACTGAGCCGGTCTCCTTCAGCCGGGGCCGGCCACGCCTGGCCGTCGATCTGGCGGCGATCGCCTCGAACTGGCGGCGTCTTTGCGCGGAGGCGCCGGGCGTCGAGATGGCGGGCGTGGTCAAGGCCGACGGCTACGGTCTCGGCGCGGCGAAGGTCGCCGCCGCGCTCGAGGCTGCCGGCTGCCGGACCTTCTTCGTCGCGACCCTGGACGAAGGGCTGGCCTTGCGCCGGGCGATTCCCGACCGGCCGATCTTCGTCCTGAACGGGCTGGCGACGGGCGCCGAGGCCGAGTACTCCAACGCCGGGCTCACGCCCGTGCTGAGCACGCCTTCCGACGTCGAGCGCTGCGCGCGGCTGGCGCGGGGACACGCGACCCGGCTGCGCGCCGCCATCCAGCTCGACACCGGCATGACCCGGCTCGGGCTGGGCGAGGCCGAGCTCGCGCGGGCCTCGGACGATCTCGCCCTGCTCGATCCCGTGCTGGTCATGAGCCATCTCGCCTCGGCGGACGAACCGGACGACCCGGCGAACCGGGCGCAGCGCGAGCGCTTCGAGACGATGACGGCCCGCTGGGGCGGCGTTCGCCGCAGCCTCGCCAATTCGCCCGGCGTCTTCCTCGGCCCCGCCTGGCGGTTCGATCTCTGCCGGCCCGGCATCGCGCTCTATGGCGGCCATCCGAACGGGCAGGGCGCCAACCCGATGCGTGCCGTGGTCACGCTGGACGCGCCCGTCCTTCAGGTGCACGAACCGCACGACGCGGTCGCGGTCGGCTACGGCGGAACCTACGCGGCCGGGCCCGGCCGTCGGATCGCCACGGTCGGCATCGGCTATGCCGACGGCCTGATCCGGGCGGCCGGCAACACCGCCTACGCGATGATCGGCGAGACCCGGGTGCCGTTCGCCGGCCGGGTGTCGATGGACCTGCTCGGCCTCGACATCAGCGCGCTGCCCCCAGGCGCCGTGCGGACCGGCACGCCGGTCCGCATCATCGGCGGGCCAGACGGCCTGGACGATCTCGCCAGGGCCGCCGGCACGATCGCCTACGAGGTGCTGACCCGGCTCGGGCCGCGCTTCGAGCGGGTCTATCGGAACGAACCGGCGGAGGAGAGCCGCACATGA
- a CDS encoding ABC transporter permease: MTAVLSPLGLIGRGVLSFLHTLGDITLFALRALTGVVTPPFYLRATLRQMVDIGYYSLPVVGLTAIFTGMVLALQSYTGFARFEAQSAVATIVVLSMTRELGPVLAGLMVAGRVGASMAAELGTMRVTEQIDALTTLSTDPYKFLITPRLVAGVLMLPALVLVADVIGVMGGWLVGTFALGFSSGEYLRRTLDYLEMQDVLSGLLKAAVFGFIVCLMGCYHGFRSAGGAQGVGRATTVAVVSASILILIANYVVTQVLFGR, translated from the coding sequence ATGACCGCCGTCCTCAGCCCGCTCGGCCTTATCGGACGGGGCGTCCTGTCGTTCCTGCACACGCTCGGCGACATCACGCTCTTCGCCCTGCGCGCGCTGACAGGCGTCGTGACGCCGCCCTTCTATCTGCGCGCCACGCTGCGCCAGATGGTCGACATCGGCTACTACTCCCTGCCCGTGGTCGGGCTGACCGCGATCTTCACCGGCATGGTGCTGGCGCTGCAGAGCTACACGGGCTTCGCGCGCTTCGAGGCGCAAAGCGCGGTCGCGACCATCGTCGTCCTGTCGATGACCCGCGAACTGGGGCCGGTCCTGGCCGGGCTCATGGTCGCCGGCCGGGTCGGCGCCTCGATGGCGGCGGAGCTCGGCACCATGCGGGTCACCGAGCAGATCGACGCGCTCACCACGCTCTCGACCGATCCCTACAAGTTCCTGATCACGCCGCGCCTGGTCGCGGGCGTGCTCATGCTGCCCGCCCTGGTCCTGGTCGCCGACGTGATCGGCGTGATGGGCGGCTGGCTGGTCGGCACCTTCGCGCTCGGCTTCTCCAGCGGCGAGTATCTCAGGCGCACGCTCGACTATCTCGAGATGCAGGACGTCCTGTCCGGCCTGCTCAAGGCGGCGGTGTTCGGCTTCATCGTCTGCCTGATGGGCTGCTATCACGGCTTCCGCTCGGCGGGCGGCGCCCAGGGAGTCGGCCGCGCGACCACGGTCGCGGTCGTCTCGGCCTCGATCCTGATCCTGATCGCCAACTATGTCGTGACCCAGGTGCTGTTCGGCCGATGA
- a CDS encoding replicative DNA helicase, with the protein MADTPGTLVTTRPAPDAGFRVQPHNIEAEQALLGAIMINNEAYNRVADFLLAEHFYEPVHSRIFEVCARLISQGQLADPVTLRMWFDEDPALREVEGARYLRDLAIAAETIVNAQDYARLIHDLALKRGLIAIGEEIVTTAFDPETAEGAAQQVEQAEQRLYALAQEGVADGGFREFPAVLSTTIGLVESAFRQSGQITGVPTLLTDLDEKLGGLQASDLVILAGRPSMGKTALAITIGANAATCKAMGAAGKDSKTEKFGVGVFSLEMSAEQLAMRLLSGEADIGSDDLRRGKLKDDDFHRVVAASQRLAARPLFIDDTPALSIAALRTRARRLKRRHGIGLIVVDYLQLLRGTSRQSEGSRVQEIGEITQGLKAIAKELNVPVLALSQLSRAVEQREDKRPQLSDLRESGSIEQDADVVMFVYRDEYYMERAEPKQRPEENADRFRERYEAWAKRFEESRGMADVIIAKQRNGPIGNVRMAFQGSRGRFVNAETHPYDVY; encoded by the coding sequence ATGGCCGACACCCCTGGAACCCTCGTCACGACCCGGCCGGCGCCGGACGCCGGATTTCGCGTGCAGCCGCACAACATCGAGGCGGAGCAGGCGCTGCTCGGCGCGATCATGATCAACAACGAGGCCTACAACCGAGTCGCGGACTTCCTGCTGGCCGAGCATTTCTACGAGCCGGTGCACAGCCGAATCTTCGAGGTCTGCGCCCGGCTGATCAGCCAGGGACAGCTGGCCGACCCCGTCACCTTGCGCATGTGGTTCGACGAGGATCCGGCCTTGCGCGAAGTCGAGGGCGCGCGCTACCTGCGCGATCTCGCGATCGCCGCCGAGACCATCGTCAACGCCCAGGACTATGCTCGCCTGATCCACGATCTCGCGCTCAAGCGCGGCCTGATCGCGATCGGTGAGGAGATCGTCACCACGGCCTTCGATCCGGAAACGGCCGAGGGCGCCGCGCAGCAGGTCGAGCAGGCCGAGCAGCGGCTCTACGCCCTGGCGCAGGAGGGCGTCGCCGACGGCGGCTTCCGCGAGTTCCCGGCGGTCCTGTCGACCACGATAGGCTTGGTCGAGAGCGCCTTTCGCCAGAGCGGCCAGATCACCGGCGTGCCGACGCTGCTCACCGATCTCGACGAGAAGCTAGGCGGGCTGCAGGCCTCCGATCTCGTCATCCTGGCCGGCCGGCCCAGCATGGGCAAGACCGCGCTCGCCATCACGATCGGCGCCAACGCGGCGACCTGCAAGGCGATGGGCGCGGCCGGGAAGGACAGCAAGACGGAGAAGTTCGGCGTCGGCGTGTTCTCGCTCGAGATGTCGGCCGAGCAGCTGGCGATGCGGCTTTTGTCGGGCGAGGCCGACATCGGCTCGGACGACCTGCGCCGCGGCAAGCTCAAGGACGACGACTTCCACCGCGTGGTCGCGGCCAGCCAGCGCCTGGCGGCCAGGCCCTTATTCATCGACGACACGCCCGCCCTTTCGATCGCGGCGCTTCGCACCCGCGCGCGGCGGCTCAAGCGCCGCCACGGCATCGGCCTGATCGTGGTCGACTACCTCCAGCTCCTGCGCGGCACCTCGCGCCAGTCCGAGGGCAGCCGCGTGCAGGAGATCGGCGAGATCACCCAGGGCCTCAAGGCGATCGCCAAGGAGCTGAACGTGCCGGTGCTCGCCCTGTCGCAGCTGTCGCGCGCGGTCGAGCAGCGCGAGGACAAGCGGCCCCAGCTCTCCGACCTGCGCGAGTCCGGCTCGATCGAGCAGGACGCCGACGTGGTGATGTTCGTCTATCGCGACGAGTACTACATGGAGCGGGCCGAGCCCAAGCAGCGACCGGAGGAGAACGCGGACCGCTTCCGCGAGCGCTACGAGGCCTGGGCCAAGCGCTTCGAGGAGAGCCGGGGCATGGCGGACGTCATCATCGCCAAGCAGCGCAACGGCCCGATCGGCAATGTGCGCATGGCCTTCCAGGGCAGCCGCGGCCGCTTCGTCAACGCCGAGACCCACCCGTATGACGTCTACTGA
- a CDS encoding ATP-binding cassette domain-containing protein yields MTTSIKIGIAGVEKAFGAKRVLTGVDLDIETGRSMVVIGGSGTGKSVLLKCVLGLTRPEKGGITIDGQETVGISNRRRAEINRQIGMLFQGGALFDSLPVWENVCFGLLQRGEIARRDARDRAVEVLAKVNLGPDAADRMPAELSGGMQKRVGLARAIAAEPAVLFFDEPTTGLDPITADVINDLIRGVTRDLGATALSITHDMASVRKIADRVAMLYQGKVVWQGPVDEVDTTDNPYVRQFVAGDSHGPIPIDVRAA; encoded by the coding sequence ATGACCACGTCCATCAAGATCGGCATTGCCGGCGTCGAGAAGGCCTTCGGCGCGAAGCGTGTCCTGACCGGAGTCGATCTCGACATCGAGACCGGCCGGTCCATGGTCGTGATCGGCGGCTCGGGCACGGGCAAGTCCGTGCTTCTCAAATGCGTGCTCGGCCTGACGCGGCCGGAGAAGGGCGGCATCACGATCGACGGCCAGGAGACGGTCGGCATCTCCAACCGGCGCCGGGCCGAGATCAACCGCCAGATCGGCATGCTGTTCCAGGGCGGCGCGCTGTTCGACAGCCTGCCGGTCTGGGAGAACGTGTGCTTCGGCCTGTTGCAGCGGGGCGAGATTGCCAGGCGCGATGCCCGCGACCGCGCGGTCGAGGTGCTGGCCAAGGTCAATCTCGGGCCCGACGCCGCCGACCGGATGCCGGCCGAGCTGTCGGGCGGCATGCAAAAGCGGGTCGGCTTGGCGCGCGCCATCGCCGCCGAGCCGGCTGTGCTGTTCTTCGACGAGCCGACCACCGGCCTCGATCCGATCACCGCCGACGTCATCAACGACCTGATCCGCGGCGTCACCCGGGACCTCGGCGCGACCGCGCTCTCGATCACGCACGACATGGCCTCGGTGCGCAAGATCGCCGACCGGGTCGCCATGCTCTACCAGGGCAAGGTCGTCTGGCAGGGCCCTGTCGACGAGGTCGACACGACCGACAATCCCTATGTCCGCCAGTTCGTCGCGGGCGACAGCCACGGGCCGATCCCGATCGACGTGCGGGCCGCCTGA
- a CDS encoding CvpA family protein — MTFESLPLSPFDLFVVVVIGLSTLFAMIRGGVGATLSLVAWLAAFFVAFNAYESFQPVLRERIATPIIADAATAAVVFLVPLIVFKILANVLGNVMGSLLGGIDRLLGLVVGFVRGAIVVCLLYLGFIFLFGQDSAPSWIREARTFPYVERGTSAMLAYLPPDVQQQGQQSGGDMRERLEGLGAGRIIDNLTDEPPPAEEGAPPPPGQAQPQSGDPLNRLLDDRGQNSNL, encoded by the coding sequence ATGACTTTCGAATCGCTTCCGCTCTCGCCGTTCGACCTCTTCGTCGTGGTCGTGATCGGCCTGTCGACGCTGTTCGCCATGATCCGTGGCGGCGTCGGCGCAACCCTGTCCCTCGTCGCGTGGCTGGCCGCCTTCTTCGTCGCCTTCAACGCCTACGAGTCGTTCCAGCCCGTCCTGCGCGAGCGGATCGCGACGCCGATCATCGCCGACGCGGCGACCGCGGCCGTGGTGTTCCTGGTGCCGCTGATCGTCTTCAAGATCCTAGCCAACGTGCTGGGCAACGTGATGGGCTCGCTTCTGGGCGGGATCGACCGCCTGCTCGGCCTTGTCGTCGGCTTCGTGCGCGGTGCGATCGTGGTCTGCCTGCTCTATCTCGGCTTCATCTTCCTGTTCGGGCAGGACAGCGCCCCCTCGTGGATCCGCGAGGCGCGCACCTTCCCCTATGTCGAGCGCGGCACCAGCGCCATGCTCGCCTACCTGCCGCCGGACGTGCAGCAGCAGGGGCAGCAGAGCGGCGGCGACATGCGCGAGCGCCTGGAAGGCCTGGGCGCCGGCCGGATCATCGACAACCTGACGGACGAGCCGCCGCCGGCGGAGGAAGGCGCTCCGCCGCCGCCGGGCCAGGCCCAGCCGCAGTCGGGCGATCCGTTGAACCGGCTGCTTGACGATCGCGGCCAGAATTCGAACTTGTAG
- the radA gene encoding DNA repair protein RadA — protein sequence MAKAAHHFVCQACGAVTAKWAGRCESCGEWNTLVEETAPASVPKGLKPASGAKAARLDLVGLDGAAVPPPRLPTGSAELDRVLGGGAVPGSALLIGGDPGIGKSTLMLQAAAAMARAGNSVAYVSGEESVDQIRLRAERLGLADAPVALAAATSVRDILAALDRPGGPVLVVIDSIQTMYVDSLDSAPGTVAQLRTAAHELIRMAKRRNAALCLVGHVTKDGQIAGPRVLEHMVDAVLYFEGERGHQFRILRAVKNRFGAANEIGVFEMQDAGLAEVANPSALFLADRDEDVAGAAVFAGIEGSRPVLVEVQALVAPSSLGTPRRAVVGWDNARLAMLLAVLESRCGLGLGGRDVYLNVAGGLRIVEPAADLAVAAAILSSLLDRPMPPRTVVFGEVGLAGEVRQVVHGDARLKEAAKLGFDQAFMPAGKERAGESGLAPVPIARIGDLLALLGEDGPRLHVRDARAR from the coding sequence ATGGCCAAGGCGGCGCATCACTTTGTCTGCCAGGCCTGCGGCGCGGTCACGGCCAAGTGGGCCGGCCGCTGCGAATCCTGCGGCGAATGGAACACGCTGGTCGAGGAGACGGCACCCGCTTCCGTGCCCAAAGGGCTGAAGCCGGCAAGCGGCGCCAAGGCCGCGCGGCTCGACCTGGTGGGCCTCGACGGCGCGGCCGTGCCGCCCCCGCGCCTGCCGACCGGCTCGGCCGAGCTCGACCGCGTCCTGGGCGGCGGGGCGGTGCCGGGCTCGGCGCTCCTGATCGGCGGCGATCCCGGCATCGGCAAGTCGACGCTCATGCTCCAGGCCGCGGCGGCCATGGCTCGGGCGGGCAACAGCGTCGCCTATGTCTCGGGCGAGGAATCGGTCGACCAGATCCGGCTGCGCGCCGAGCGCCTCGGTCTTGCCGACGCGCCGGTGGCGCTGGCGGCCGCGACTTCGGTGCGCGACATCCTGGCCGCTCTCGACCGGCCGGGCGGCCCGGTCCTGGTCGTGATCGACTCGATCCAGACCATGTATGTCGACAGCCTGGATTCGGCGCCCGGCACCGTGGCCCAGCTGCGCACGGCCGCGCACGAGCTGATCCGCATGGCGAAGCGGCGCAACGCGGCGCTGTGCCTGGTCGGCCACGTCACCAAGGACGGCCAGATCGCCGGTCCGCGCGTGCTCGAGCACATGGTCGACGCGGTGCTCTATTTCGAGGGCGAGCGCGGCCACCAGTTCCGCATCCTGCGTGCGGTCAAGAACCGCTTCGGGGCGGCCAACGAGATCGGCGTGTTCGAGATGCAGGACGCCGGCTTGGCGGAGGTCGCGAATCCCTCCGCGCTGTTCCTCGCCGACCGCGACGAGGACGTCGCCGGCGCCGCCGTGTTCGCGGGCATCGAGGGCTCGCGGCCGGTCCTGGTCGAGGTCCAGGCCCTGGTCGCGCCGTCGTCGCTGGGCACGCCCCGGCGCGCCGTGGTCGGCTGGGACAACGCGCGGCTCGCCATGCTCCTGGCCGTTCTGGAGTCGCGCTGCGGCCTCGGCCTGGGCGGGCGGGACGTCTACCTCAACGTCGCCGGCGGGCTGCGCATCGTCGAGCCGGCCGCCGACCTCGCCGTGGCCGCGGCCATCCTGTCCTCGCTGCTCGACCGGCCGATGCCGCCGCGCACCGTGGTGTTCGGCGAGGTCGGCCTCGCCGGCGAGGTCCGCCAGGTCGTGCACGGCGACGCCCGGCTGAAGGAGGCGGCCAAGCTCGGCTTCGATCAGGCCTTCATGCCGGCCGGCAAGGAGCGGGCCGGCGAGTCCGGGCTCGCTCCTGTGCCGATCGCGCGCATCGGCGACCTTCTGGCGCTCCTTGGCGAAGACGGTCCGCGTCTCCATGTACGCGATGCGCGGGCACGGTGA